A genomic window from Lentibacter algarum includes:
- a CDS encoding metal ABC transporter permease, giving the protein MSELLLPFQFPFMQTAFFIVALISVPTALLSCFLVLKGWALMGDAVSHAVLPGIVLAYILGAPLILGAFFAGMVCALATGYLSENSRVKQDTVMGVVFSGMFGLGIVLYVGVETNAHLDHILFGNMLGISAQELWTTAIIAALVSAALLIKWKDLLLHAFDPAQAQASGLPVTWLHYGLLTALSATIVATLSAVGLILAIGLLIAPGAIAFLLVREFRTMLWVSILVCLSSSLLGVYTSFFIDSAPAPTIILIQTLMFVAVFLRKLSLNKSRSA; this is encoded by the coding sequence ATGAGCGAACTGCTTCTCCCGTTCCAGTTTCCGTTTATGCAGACGGCCTTCTTCATCGTCGCGCTGATCTCTGTGCCGACGGCGCTGCTGAGCTGCTTTCTTGTGCTCAAAGGCTGGGCACTTATGGGGGACGCCGTCAGCCACGCCGTTTTGCCTGGCATTGTGCTGGCTTACATCCTCGGTGCGCCGCTGATTTTGGGAGCGTTTTTCGCGGGCATGGTCTGTGCGCTGGCCACGGGCTATCTGAGCGAGAACAGCCGCGTAAAGCAGGATACGGTCATGGGTGTGGTCTTCTCTGGGATGTTCGGGCTCGGGATCGTGCTTTATGTCGGCGTTGAGACAAACGCGCATCTTGACCACATTCTTTTTGGCAACATGCTGGGGATTTCTGCCCAAGAGCTCTGGACCACAGCGATTATCGCCGCACTTGTCTCCGCTGCGCTTCTGATCAAATGGAAGGACCTCCTGCTTCACGCCTTTGACCCCGCTCAAGCACAGGCATCTGGTCTGCCAGTGACGTGGCTGCACTACGGCCTCTTGACGGCGCTTTCGGCCACAATCGTCGCCACGCTCTCGGCAGTAGGTTTGATCTTGGCGATTGGCCTTCTCATTGCGCCGGGGGCAATTGCCTTTTTGCTCGTGCGCGAATTTCGGACGATGCTCTGGGTGTCGATTCTGGTTTGTTTGAGCTCGTCTCTTCTGGGGGTTTACACGAGCTTTTTCATCGACAGTGCGCCTGCGCCGACGATTATCTTGATCCAGACGCTGATGTTTGTTGCCGTGTTTCTACGGAAGCTTTCACTGAACAAGTCACGTTCTGCTTAG
- a CDS encoding sigma-70 family RNA polymerase sigma factor, with amino-acid sequence MLAVRDNRDKRAFGKLFDHFGPRLKGVAMRSGLSSGQAEDMVQDVMLTLWRKAHLFDPTRAQVSSWLYQIARNRQIDILRKENRPMPEALKAESETTEENAADTLALDQEVSALKLALAKLKPAQREMVEKAYLGELSHTDIEAETGLPLGTIKSRIRLGLEKLRHELDGIRKS; translated from the coding sequence ATGCTGGCCGTCCGAGACAACCGCGACAAGAGAGCTTTCGGGAAGCTCTTTGATCATTTCGGCCCACGGCTGAAAGGTGTTGCGATGCGGTCCGGCCTCAGCTCTGGGCAGGCTGAAGACATGGTGCAAGACGTGATGCTGACACTGTGGCGTAAGGCACATCTGTTTGATCCGACGCGCGCCCAAGTCTCTAGCTGGCTCTATCAGATCGCGCGCAACCGCCAGATCGATATTCTGCGCAAAGAAAACCGTCCGATGCCTGAGGCTTTGAAGGCTGAAAGTGAAACAACAGAAGAAAACGCAGCGGACACGCTGGCACTGGATCAGGAAGTTAGCGCACTCAAGCTAGCGCTTGCCAAGCTTAAGCCAGCACAGCGCGAGATGGTCGAGAAGGCCTATCTCGGAGAGCTGTCGCACACAGACATAGAAGCCGAAACAGGCCTGCCACTGGGGACCATTAAATCGCGCATCAGGCTTGGCCTGGAAAAACTGCGCCACGAACTAGACGGAATACGCAAGTCATGA
- a CDS encoding ChrR family anti-sigma-E factor, translated as MTIKHHIPDALMLEYASGRMAEPFALVVAAHVSLCDECRARLTAHEVAGGAVMEAHEGSELSGGLRDNVMSMLDDSVEDTPVYERSSIFPAPVMEALKGRPPTWKPLGRGVRQSILSHGKSGSARLLYIPPGLDMPDHSHGGLELTLVLQGAFSDEGGRFGVGDVEVADDDVEHKPVAAKGEACICLAATDAALKFNAFIPKLFQPIFRI; from the coding sequence ATGACCATCAAACATCATATCCCCGATGCGCTGATGCTGGAGTACGCCAGCGGCCGTATGGCCGAGCCTTTTGCGCTGGTTGTTGCAGCGCATGTATCGCTCTGTGACGAATGCCGTGCGCGCCTCACAGCGCACGAAGTTGCCGGCGGTGCTGTCATGGAAGCGCATGAAGGCTCCGAGCTGTCAGGCGGCCTGCGCGACAATGTCATGTCCATGCTGGATGACTCTGTGGAAGACACGCCTGTTTATGAGCGCTCGAGCATTTTCCCTGCGCCTGTCATGGAGGCGCTGAAGGGCCGCCCCCCCACGTGGAAGCCTTTGGGCCGTGGTGTGCGCCAGTCCATACTCAGCCATGGAAAGTCAGGCTCTGCGCGCCTGCTCTATATCCCACCAGGGCTTGATATGCCCGATCACTCACATGGCGGGCTTGAGCTGACACTTGTGTTGCAGGGTGCCTTTAGCGATGAGGGCGGACGCTTTGGTGTGGGTGATGTTGAAGTCGCTGATGACGATGTGGAGCACAAACCCGTGGCGGCCAAAGGCGAGGCCTGTATTTGTCTTGCTGCCACAGACGCAGCATTGAAGTTCAATGCCTTTATCCCAAAGCTCTTTCAGCCAATCTTTCGCATCTAA
- a CDS encoding protein adenylyltransferase SelO, which produces MTKLPDFAFDNSYHRELSGAYAQWQGDKVPAPQMLKLNVALAEELGLDADALAGEAGALVFTGMRAPTGAAPLAMAYAGHQFGGFSPQLGDGRALLLGELIDRFGRRRDLHLKGSGRTPFSRGGDGKAALGPVLREYLIGEAMHALGIPTTRALAAVTTGEKIHRETGAKDGAVLARIASSHLRVGSFQFFAARGDTEMLQKLADYAIARHDPDLVGREGRYLSFLKRVAERQASLVAQWVNIGFVHGVMNTDNMTISGETIDYGPCAFLDSYSPKASFSSIDQQGRYAYGNQPNMAAWNLARLAECLLGLINADDDKAIAEATAVINNFPTLYQAAWLTGVRQKLGLLQDKEGDLALANGFLMTMQGQNVDYTQAFRALAEAVLGNTSPLRALYDDPSKELDGWLAAYFARIGEEAQTPQGRAAEMNATNPLYIPRNHKVEEALQAAEAGDMAPFEALLKVLQTPFTEQPNAESYSLAAPDSFGPYKTFCGT; this is translated from the coding sequence ATGACCAAACTCCCCGATTTTGCCTTCGACAATAGCTATCACCGCGAGCTGTCTGGCGCCTATGCGCAGTGGCAGGGTGATAAAGTTCCCGCGCCGCAGATGCTTAAGCTCAATGTGGCGCTGGCCGAGGAGCTTGGCCTTGATGCAGATGCGCTCGCAGGTGAAGCGGGCGCGCTTGTATTTACAGGCATGCGTGCGCCCACAGGTGCGGCTCCCTTGGCCATGGCCTATGCAGGCCACCAGTTTGGGGGCTTCTCGCCCCAGCTCGGCGATGGCCGTGCGCTGCTTTTGGGTGAGCTGATCGACCGTTTTGGAAGGCGTCGCGACCTTCACCTGAAGGGGTCGGGCCGCACGCCCTTTTCCCGTGGTGGCGATGGCAAGGCCGCGCTCGGTCCCGTCCTGCGCGAATACCTCATCGGTGAGGCCATGCATGCCCTAGGCATCCCCACAACCCGCGCCTTGGCCGCAGTCACAACGGGGGAGAAAATCCATCGTGAAACAGGCGCCAAGGACGGTGCCGTTTTGGCGCGCATTGCAAGCTCTCACCTGAGGGTCGGCAGCTTTCAGTTCTTTGCGGCACGCGGCGACACTGAAATGCTGCAAAAGCTCGCGGATTACGCCATCGCGCGCCATGATCCCGATCTTGTGGGGCGCGAAGGCCGCTACCTCAGCTTCCTGAAGCGCGTTGCCGAGCGGCAGGCAAGCCTTGTCGCGCAATGGGTCAATATCGGCTTTGTGCACGGTGTGATGAACACCGACAACATGACCATTTCTGGCGAAACGATTGACTATGGCCCCTGTGCTTTTCTCGACAGCTACAGCCCGAAGGCGAGCTTCTCTTCCATCGACCAACAAGGCCGCTACGCTTACGGCAATCAGCCCAACATGGCCGCATGGAACCTCGCCCGCCTTGCCGAATGCCTCCTTGGCCTGATCAACGCAGATGATGACAAGGCCATCGCAGAGGCAACGGCTGTGATCAATAATTTCCCCACGCTTTATCAAGCTGCTTGGCTGACGGGTGTGCGCCAAAAGCTTGGCCTCTTGCAGGACAAAGAAGGTGATCTCGCGCTCGCAAACGGCTTTCTGATGACGATGCAGGGCCAGAATGTCGATTATACGCAAGCTTTCCGCGCTCTCGCGGAGGCCGTGCTTGGCAACACATCTCCCCTGCGCGCTCTGTATGATGATCCGAGCAAAGAACTCGATGGTTGGCTCGCCGCCTATTTCGCACGGATCGGCGAAGAGGCCCAAACGCCTCAGGGCCGCGCCGCCGAGATGAACGCAACGAACCCGCTCTACATCCCGCGCAATCATAAAGTTGAAGAGGCGCTCCAAGCGGCGGAAGCGGGCGATATGGCTCCGTTTGAGGCACTCCTCAAAGTTCTGCAAACGCCTTTCACAGAGCAGCCAAATGCCGAGAGTTACAGCCTAGCTGCTCCCGACAGCTTTGGTCCTTATAAAACCTTCTGTGGAACCTAA
- a CDS encoding LLM class flavin-dependent oxidoreductase — MRFSLFVHMERVSPDQDQRQLYQDFLTLAKMADEGGMHAVWTGEHHGMDFTIAPNPFLSLIDVARQTKHVRLGTGTIIAPFWHPIALAGEAAMADLITEGRIDLGIARGAYNYEYERIMPGMDAWEAGQRMRALVPAIKALWDGDYAQEGEFHSFPSTTSSPKPVQEGGPPVWIAARDPNSHEFAVAQGCHVQVTPLWQGDEEVTKLMETFNAACAKFPDIPRPEIMLLNHTYIAESAEDARQAAEEINRFYCYFGAWFKNERPVSQGLIAPLSDAEIASHPFYTPEAMLRDNVIATADDAIARIKTYQDMGYDEYSLWIDSGMSFERKRASLERFINDVMPAFA; from the coding sequence ATGCGGTTTTCTCTCTTTGTGCATATGGAGCGCGTCAGCCCCGATCAGGACCAGCGCCAGCTTTATCAAGATTTTCTGACGCTGGCGAAGATGGCTGATGAGGGCGGCATGCATGCAGTCTGGACTGGCGAGCATCATGGGATGGATTTCACAATCGCGCCCAACCCGTTCCTGAGCCTGATCGATGTCGCACGCCAAACAAAACATGTTCGCCTCGGCACAGGGACAATCATCGCGCCTTTCTGGCATCCAATCGCCCTTGCAGGCGAAGCTGCGATGGCGGACCTGATCACAGAGGGCCGTATTGATCTTGGTATCGCGCGCGGCGCATATAATTACGAATACGAGCGCATCATGCCAGGGATGGATGCTTGGGAAGCAGGCCAGCGCATGCGCGCTCTTGTTCCTGCAATCAAAGCACTCTGGGACGGAGATTATGCCCAAGAGGGAGAGTTTCACAGCTTCCCGTCGACAACGTCTTCGCCCAAGCCTGTTCAGGAGGGCGGACCGCCCGTTTGGATCGCGGCGCGTGACCCGAACAGCCATGAGTTCGCCGTGGCCCAAGGCTGTCATGTGCAAGTGACACCACTCTGGCAGGGCGATGAAGAAGTGACCAAACTGATGGAAACGTTCAATGCCGCCTGCGCCAAATTTCCTGATATTCCGCGCCCCGAGATCATGCTGTTGAACCATACTTACATCGCCGAGAGCGCCGAAGACGCGCGCCAAGCTGCAGAAGAAATCAACCGCTTCTATTGCTACTTCGGCGCATGGTTTAAAAACGAGCGACCCGTCAGCCAAGGGCTGATTGCGCCGCTCTCGGACGCAGAAATAGCGTCACACCCGTTTTATACACCAGAGGCTATGCTGCGTGACAATGTGATCGCCACAGCTGATGATGCTATCGCACGGATCAAAACATATCAGGACATGGGTTATGACGAATATTCGCTCTGGATTGACTCAGGAATGAGCTTTGAGCGCAAACGCGCCAGCCTTGAGCGCTTCATAAACGATGTCATGCCTGCCTTCGCCTAA
- a CDS encoding SDR family NAD(P)-dependent oxidoreductase — translation MTQNALIIGASGGIGAAVAQDLETRGWQVTRLSRAHDGLDISDQANVDAHLEAQNGPYKLVFMASGVLAAEGGAPEKALSQIRQESFEEVFKVNTFGVAYVLRHVPKLLPKKGRSVLAVLTARVGSIGDNNIGGWHAYRASKAAANQLLRGAAIELGRSHKEAIAVALHPGTVATDFTANYAARHSTVRPEAAAKNLVDVMLGLTPEDSGQFFDYAYKPIEW, via the coding sequence ATGACACAAAACGCACTCATCATCGGCGCATCTGGCGGCATCGGCGCCGCTGTAGCGCAAGACCTAGAAACACGCGGCTGGCAGGTGACACGGCTCTCGCGCGCACATGACGGCTTGGACATTAGCGATCAGGCCAATGTGGATGCACATTTGGAAGCACAGAACGGTCCTTACAAGCTCGTCTTTATGGCGTCTGGCGTGCTTGCCGCCGAGGGCGGAGCGCCTGAAAAAGCACTGAGCCAGATCCGACAGGAGAGCTTTGAGGAGGTCTTCAAGGTCAACACCTTTGGTGTAGCCTATGTCTTGCGCCACGTGCCGAAGCTTCTGCCGAAGAAGGGCCGCTCTGTTCTGGCTGTTTTGACAGCGCGGGTCGGCTCTATCGGCGATAATAATATTGGTGGCTGGCACGCCTACCGCGCCTCCAAGGCCGCTGCAAACCAGCTACTGCGCGGCGCGGCTATCGAGCTGGGACGCAGCCACAAAGAAGCGATTGCTGTGGCACTGCACCCCGGGACTGTGGCCACAGACTTTACCGCAAACTACGCTGCACGGCACAGTACAGTTCGCCCAGAGGCGGCCGCGAAAAACTTGGTGGACGTTATGCTGGGGCTCACTCCCGAAGACAGCGGGCAGTTCTTTGACTACGCTTATAAACCGATTGAATGGTAA
- a CDS encoding metal ABC transporter permease: MSWLEPFSYTYMLNAMWVSALVGGVCAFLSAYLMLKGWSLIGDALSHSVVPGVAGAYMLGLPFALGAFLAGGLAAAAMLFLTERSGLKTDVIIGLIFTSFFGLGLFIVSVSPVSIDLQSITMGNILAITPEDTLQLALIGGVTLVVLLAKWKDLMVTFFDESHARSIGLHPARLKAVFFVLLSASVVAAMQTVGAFLVIALVVTPGATAYLLCDRFPRLILTSVAIGTLTSFLGAYASYFLDGATGGIIVCLQTTLFLFAFVFAPKHGRLAARRMARQALEEVA, encoded by the coding sequence ATGAGCTGGCTAGAGCCTTTCAGCTACACCTACATGCTCAACGCCATGTGGGTCTCTGCCCTCGTCGGAGGGGTTTGCGCATTTCTCTCGGCCTATCTCATGCTCAAAGGCTGGTCGCTCATCGGCGATGCACTCTCGCACTCGGTTGTGCCCGGTGTGGCAGGGGCCTATATGCTCGGCCTGCCTTTTGCGCTGGGAGCTTTCCTTGCGGGAGGGTTGGCGGCGGCTGCCATGCTCTTTCTCACAGAGCGCTCTGGCCTCAAGACCGACGTGATCATCGGTCTGATCTTTACCAGCTTTTTCGGCCTCGGCCTCTTCATCGTCTCCGTTTCGCCTGTCAGTATTGATCTGCAAAGCATCACCATGGGCAATATTCTCGCAATTACGCCCGAAGACACGCTGCAACTGGCCTTGATTGGCGGGGTCACCCTCGTGGTGCTTTTGGCGAAATGGAAAGACTTGATGGTGACGTTTTTTGACGAAAGCCACGCCCGCTCGATCGGGTTGCACCCTGCGCGCTTGAAGGCTGTCTTCTTCGTGCTGCTGTCCGCGTCCGTCGTTGCCGCCATGCAAACCGTTGGTGCGTTCTTGGTCATTGCATTGGTCGTCACGCCAGGGGCCACGGCTTACCTCTTATGTGACCGCTTCCCGCGGCTCATTCTGACATCTGTCGCCATTGGTACGCTGACAAGCTTCCTTGGCGCTTACGCCAGCTACTTCCTTGACGGGGCCACAGGCGGTATCATCGTTTGCCTCCAAACCACTCTCTTTCTCTTCGCCTTCGTGTTTGCACCCAAGCATGGACGCCTCGCGGCGCGGCGCATGGCGCGACAAGCTCTGGAGGAGGTGGCATGA
- a CDS encoding manganese/iron ABC transporter ATP-binding protein encodes MDGIHAKGVTVTYRNGHTALRDASFNIPRGTVTALVGVNGAGKSTLFKAIMGFVPISKGEITLLGKPIREALKQNLVAYVPQAEEVDWAFPVLVEDVVMMGRYGHMGMLRRPKAADHAAVDQALTRVSMQDFRKRQIGELSGGQRKRVFLARALAQEGQVILLDEPFTGVDVTTENQIITLLGELRDEGRVMLVATHNLGSVPEFCDRTVLVKGTVLAYGHTDEVFTRDNLEEAFGGVLRHITIGRDTLHEDSDERAVTILTDDERPFVQYGEQTQRQDRDQ; translated from the coding sequence ATGGATGGCATCCACGCCAAAGGCGTCACAGTCACATACCGCAACGGCCATACCGCCCTGCGCGACGCCAGCTTCAATATTCCTCGTGGGACAGTGACAGCACTTGTGGGTGTCAACGGCGCGGGCAAGTCGACACTCTTCAAGGCGATTATGGGCTTTGTGCCGATCTCAAAGGGCGAAATCACCCTCTTGGGCAAGCCTATCCGCGAGGCGCTCAAGCAAAACCTTGTCGCCTATGTACCGCAAGCAGAGGAGGTCGATTGGGCCTTTCCTGTTCTGGTTGAGGATGTGGTGATGATGGGTCGCTACGGCCACATGGGGATGCTGCGGCGTCCCAAAGCCGCTGACCACGCAGCGGTGGATCAGGCGCTCACTCGCGTCAGCATGCAAGACTTCCGCAAGCGTCAGATCGGCGAGCTTTCGGGGGGGCAGCGCAAGCGTGTGTTTCTAGCGCGTGCCTTGGCGCAAGAGGGTCAGGTGATCTTGCTGGATGAGCCTTTTACGGGCGTCGATGTGACCACGGAAAACCAGATCATCACACTCTTGGGCGAGCTGCGCGATGAAGGCCGGGTCATGCTGGTTGCCACGCACAACCTCGGTTCTGTGCCTGAGTTTTGTGACCGCACAGTGCTCGTCAAAGGCACAGTGCTGGCCTATGGCCATACCGATGAGGTCTTTACCCGCGACAACCTCGAAGAAGCCTTCGGAGGGGTGCTCCGTCATATCACAATCGGCCGCGATACGCTCCACGAAGATAGTGACGAACGCGCCGTAACGATCCTGACAGATGACGAGCGCCCCTTTGTGCAATACGGCGAACAGACCCAACGGCAGGATCGCGACCAATGA
- a CDS encoding XdhC family protein encodes MSVPALDASTVIEPIRQLSDAGGAGVLCVITHVDGPSYRPLGAMMAVLEDGRRIGTLSSGCVEADIALHAAKALDTNTPYTVRYGKGSPFADIVLPCGGGLEIMLLPRPDVAVLNTLLSHHVARQACVLDMDQRSGALIAVTQGATGWTGDIFSIAIDPEIRFFIFGKGPETATFAGLVQAAGYPNLVLSPDAETLNAVGAAGCATQHLTHAHCPAGLGIDERSAVVLFFHDHDWEPPILAEALTTDAFYVGAQGSMRAAEMRRMELIRLGVSDDAIAELRGPIGLVPSVRDARKLAVSVLAEVLSV; translated from the coding sequence ATGTCTGTGCCCGCGCTGGACGCCAGCACCGTGATCGAACCGATCCGCCAGCTTTCTGATGCGGGTGGGGCGGGTGTGCTCTGTGTAATCACCCATGTTGACGGCCCGTCTTATCGTCCGCTCGGAGCAATGATGGCCGTTCTTGAAGACGGGCGGCGCATCGGCACGCTCTCCTCCGGCTGTGTCGAAGCCGATATTGCGCTTCATGCTGCCAAGGCGCTGGACACAAACACGCCCTATACGGTGCGCTACGGGAAGGGCTCGCCTTTTGCAGACATCGTACTGCCCTGCGGTGGCGGGCTTGAAATTATGCTTTTGCCACGCCCTGATGTCGCCGTGCTGAACACGCTGCTGAGCCATCATGTGGCACGACAAGCCTGTGTCTTGGACATGGACCAGCGCAGCGGAGCTTTGATTGCTGTGACCCAAGGGGCAACAGGCTGGACCGGAGATATATTCAGCATAGCAATTGACCCTGAAATTCGCTTTTTCATTTTTGGCAAAGGGCCAGAGACAGCAACATTTGCTGGGCTTGTGCAGGCAGCAGGCTACCCCAATCTCGTGCTTTCACCTGACGCTGAAACGCTTAACGCCGTGGGCGCGGCAGGCTGCGCTACCCAACATTTGACCCATGCGCATTGTCCCGCAGGCCTCGGCATTGACGAGCGCAGCGCCGTTGTTTTGTTTTTCCATGATCACGATTGGGAGCCCCCTATTTTGGCAGAGGCTTTGACAACAGACGCGTTTTACGTGGGCGCCCAAGGCAGCATGCGGGCGGCCGAGATGCGGCGAATGGAGCTCATACGACTTGGAGTTTCTGATGACGCCATAGCAGAGTTGCGGGGGCCCATCGGGCTTGTGCCTTCAGTGCGGGATGCACGCAAACTTGCGGTGAGTGTCTTGGCAGAAGTTTTAAGCGTCTAG
- a CDS encoding aldehyde dehydrogenase: protein MQEFEQYIGGDFSKASANFESLDPASGTAWALMPEAREADVNAAVEAAHAAFLAPAWADMTATARGKLLYRLADLVAENASELARLETRDTGKIIRETSAQIAYVAEYYRYYAGLADKIEGAHLPIDKPDMEVWLRREPVGVVAAIVPWNSQLFLAAVKLGPALAAGCTVVLKASEEGPAPLLAFARLVHEAGFPAGVVNVLTGFGPRCGAVLTSHPKVAHIAFTGGPDTARHIVRGSAENLASTSLELGGKSPFIVFEDADLESAANAQVSGIFAASGQSCVAGSRLVVAASVKEAFLAKLKAKAEAVIIGAPDNMATEVGPLCTAAQVARAEDIIARSLAAGAKLVTGGTRLEGAGHYFPPTILDCSAAPDAPCLTEEFFGPVLSAVSFESEAEALDIANDTAFGLASGVFTTSLTRAHRMIRGIRAGIVWVNTYRAVSPIAPFGGHGLSGHGREGGLAAALDYTRTKAVWLRTSDEPIPDPFVMR from the coding sequence ATGCAAGAGTTTGAGCAATATATCGGTGGCGACTTCTCCAAAGCGAGCGCCAATTTTGAAAGCCTCGATCCCGCGTCAGGCACAGCTTGGGCGCTTATGCCTGAGGCCCGTGAGGCCGATGTGAACGCAGCGGTTGAGGCGGCGCACGCGGCGTTTCTTGCTCCTGCATGGGCTGACATGACGGCCACAGCGCGCGGTAAGCTGCTCTATCGTTTGGCCGATCTTGTGGCCGAAAACGCCAGCGAGCTGGCCCGCCTAGAAACGCGCGATACTGGCAAGATCATCCGCGAAACCTCGGCCCAGATTGCCTATGTTGCCGAATACTATCGCTATTATGCTGGCCTTGCCGACAAGATCGAAGGCGCGCATCTGCCGATCGATAAGCCCGACATGGAAGTCTGGCTGAGGCGGGAGCCTGTTGGCGTGGTCGCCGCCATAGTTCCTTGGAATTCGCAGCTCTTCCTTGCGGCAGTCAAGCTTGGCCCCGCTTTGGCGGCAGGGTGTACAGTGGTTCTCAAAGCGTCTGAGGAAGGCCCTGCGCCCTTGCTTGCTTTTGCGCGGTTGGTGCATGAAGCGGGCTTTCCAGCAGGCGTGGTCAATGTGCTCACAGGCTTTGGTCCGCGCTGCGGGGCGGTCCTGACAAGCCATCCGAAAGTGGCGCATATTGCTTTCACAGGTGGCCCCGATACCGCCCGCCATATCGTGCGTGGCTCGGCTGAAAATCTCGCCTCCACTTCGCTCGAACTGGGTGGCAAGTCGCCCTTTATTGTCTTTGAGGATGCTGATCTGGAGAGCGCAGCCAACGCGCAAGTTTCTGGTATTTTCGCCGCGTCTGGCCAGAGCTGCGTCGCGGGCTCGCGGCTTGTTGTGGCCGCAAGCGTCAAAGAGGCGTTCCTTGCGAAGCTAAAGGCCAAGGCCGAGGCCGTCATCATCGGCGCACCCGATAATATGGCCACAGAAGTTGGCCCCCTTTGCACAGCTGCCCAAGTCGCGCGCGCTGAAGATATTATCGCCCGTTCTCTCGCGGCAGGTGCCAAGCTTGTTACAGGCGGCACGCGCTTGGAAGGGGCAGGGCACTACTTCCCGCCCACCATTCTTGATTGTTCCGCCGCGCCAGATGCGCCTTGCCTGACCGAAGAGTTCTTCGGTCCCGTTCTGTCTGCCGTCAGCTTTGAGTCCGAGGCCGAAGCGCTCGATATCGCCAATGATACAGCGTTTGGTCTTGCCTCGGGCGTCTTTACAACAAGCCTCACGCGCGCCCATCGGATGATCCGTGGCATTCGGGCAGGTATTGTCTGGGTCAATACTTACCGCGCCGTTAGCCCCATCGCGCCTTTTGGTGGCCACGGCCTCAGCGGGCATGGGCGCGAGGGCGGACTTGCAGCTGCGCTAGATTATACGCGGACAAAAGCGGTCTGGCTTCGGACATCGGATGAGCCGATTCCCGACCCTTTCGTGATGCGCTGA
- a CDS encoding metal ABC transporter substrate-binding protein, with protein MLRSLLLCFAFLTATSLAAQDKLKVVTTFTVLADMAQNVAGEAADVVSVTKPGAEIHGYQPTPRDIVRASDADLILWNGLNLELWFEQFLANLGDVPSATLSEGIEPISIGSGSYEGKANPHAWMGLENALVYIANIERALSTADPANAAVYQANANAYSNQIRETLAPLKAEIETIPAENRWLVTCEGAFSYLARDLGLQELYLWPMNADQTGTPQQVRRVIDGVREHSVPAVFCESTVSTSPAEQVARETGAAYGGVLYVDSLSAEDGPVPTYLDLLRVTTETVAHGLKGDK; from the coding sequence ATGCTCCGTTCATTGTTGCTCTGTTTTGCGTTTCTGACGGCCACAAGCCTCGCGGCCCAAGACAAGCTCAAAGTCGTGACAACTTTCACTGTCCTCGCTGATATGGCGCAAAACGTGGCTGGCGAGGCCGCTGATGTTGTCTCCGTGACAAAGCCAGGTGCCGAAATTCACGGTTATCAGCCCACGCCACGCGACATTGTCCGCGCCTCTGACGCCGATCTGATCCTATGGAATGGCCTCAACCTTGAACTCTGGTTTGAACAATTCCTCGCCAATCTTGGCGATGTCCCGTCTGCGACGCTGTCCGAAGGGATTGAGCCGATTTCGATTGGCTCTGGAAGCTATGAAGGCAAGGCCAATCCGCACGCGTGGATGGGTCTCGAAAACGCGCTTGTCTATATCGCCAATATTGAACGTGCGCTCAGCACGGCAGACCCTGCCAATGCTGCCGTCTATCAGGCCAATGCCAATGCCTATTCCAACCAGATCCGCGAGACGCTTGCGCCGCTCAAAGCCGAGATCGAGACTATTCCTGCTGAAAACCGCTGGCTTGTGACCTGCGAAGGCGCGTTCAGCTATCTGGCGAGAGACCTTGGCCTTCAAGAGCTTTACCTCTGGCCCATGAATGCCGACCAGACTGGTACGCCTCAACAGGTCCGCCGCGTGATAGACGGGGTGCGCGAACACTCGGTTCCTGCGGTCTTTTGTGAAAGCACAGTCAGTACATCGCCCGCCGAACAAGTCGCCCGCGAAACAGGCGCGGCTTACGGCGGCGTGCTCTATGTCGACAGTCTCAGCGCCGAGGACGGCCCCGTGCCGACATACCTAGACCTCTTGCGCGTCACCACCGAAACGGTCGCTCACGGCCTCAAGGGAGACAAGTGA